One Acidimicrobiia bacterium genomic region harbors:
- a CDS encoding 4Fe-4S dicluster domain-containing protein, whose product MSQKELRPHHLSIILGVSVAAVTVISGIAATVNGWHDESTVTREVFGNIPGALKVAFYSVIPALIIYGSILFANRMKNWERGTPDNRSTTKSNAKKRFGDFRSGVYMKTLLRDPAAGVMHSLMYFPFLILLAVTTVLEINHQVPESLKFLHGDVYRAYTLVGDVAGLLFLIGVTWAVLRRFGPRRFRPYRIRIKSKPEHAAGLLILLAIGVTGLGVEAFRIALQAAPGGLGNEAETWSVVGYPLGLLIKDVDFFADQIHGWHQAWWIAHVLSFMAFLALLPITMLRHMFTSPLNMYLKDRDRPKGAMKPMPNLMETELESFGAATIEDFTWKQLLDTDSCTMCGRCTSVCPAHATGKPLDPREIVLKTGEIMAATGSPVVSPPLGVDPDITVPANAMFERITGEELWACTTCRACDEICPVNIEIMDKILDMRRYLSLMESDFPTELGAAYRSMENSSNPWGLSQSERADWVGDIEGIEVLDGGDPFDSEYLYWVGCAGAFDDKNKKVSRAMAKLMTRAGVSFSILGPSEMCTGDPARRSGNEYIFQMLAMQNIEALNGMGVKKIITQCPHCFNTLGNEYPQLGGHYEVIHHSQLLEWLIEAGKLDMSNARLEERIVYHDSCYLGRHNDVYQAPRKVLGSLGGIQVVEAERSGTKGMCCGAGGGRMFMEEDTGKNINVERSQELLATGATRIATACPFCYVMIDDGVKGEGVEESDVKVGDISLHVLEALEAGDAATS is encoded by the coding sequence ATGAGCCAGAAAGAACTTCGCCCCCATCACCTTTCAATAATCCTTGGTGTTTCGGTTGCCGCAGTAACCGTCATCTCGGGGATCGCCGCCACAGTCAACGGGTGGCACGACGAATCAACCGTTACTCGCGAGGTCTTTGGCAACATCCCCGGCGCCCTCAAGGTGGCCTTCTATTCAGTCATCCCGGCACTTATCATTTACGGCTCCATCCTTTTTGCTAACCGCATGAAAAACTGGGAACGCGGCACCCCCGACAATCGATCCACCACCAAGAGCAACGCCAAAAAACGCTTCGGTGACTTCCGCTCCGGGGTTTACATGAAAACCCTGCTGCGTGATCCCGCCGCCGGAGTCATGCACTCCTTGATGTACTTCCCTTTCCTTATTCTTCTGGCCGTTACCACAGTGCTGGAAATCAACCACCAAGTACCAGAAAGCCTCAAATTCCTTCATGGCGACGTTTACCGGGCCTACACCCTGGTGGGCGATGTCGCCGGCCTGCTCTTTTTAATCGGCGTCACCTGGGCCGTACTGCGGCGCTTCGGGCCCCGCCGCTTTCGTCCCTACCGCATTCGCATAAAATCCAAACCAGAGCACGCCGCAGGACTACTTATTTTATTGGCCATCGGGGTTACCGGCCTCGGTGTCGAAGCCTTTCGCATCGCTCTCCAAGCGGCCCCCGGCGGGCTCGGTAACGAGGCCGAAACTTGGTCCGTTGTGGGCTACCCTCTTGGGTTGCTCATCAAAGACGTTGACTTCTTCGCCGACCAAATACACGGATGGCATCAAGCCTGGTGGATCGCCCACGTACTGTCCTTCATGGCCTTTTTAGCTTTGCTACCCATCACCATGTTGCGCCACATGTTTACCTCGCCGCTCAACATGTATCTCAAAGACCGTGACCGCCCCAAGGGCGCCATGAAACCCATGCCCAACCTGATGGAAACCGAACTCGAAAGCTTCGGCGCCGCCACCATCGAAGACTTCACCTGGAAACAACTGCTCGACACCGACTCGTGCACCATGTGCGGCCGCTGCACCAGTGTGTGCCCCGCACACGCCACCGGCAAACCATTAGACCCACGAGAAATCGTACTCAAGACCGGCGAAATCATGGCCGCCACCGGAAGCCCCGTAGTCTCCCCACCCCTAGGCGTCGACCCGGACATCACCGTGCCCGCCAACGCCATGTTTGAGCGCATCACTGGCGAAGAACTCTGGGCCTGCACCACCTGCCGAGCCTGCGACGAAATCTGCCCGGTCAATATTGAAATCATGGACAAAATTTTGGACATGCGGCGCTACCTGTCGCTTATGGAATCCGACTTCCCTACCGAATTGGGCGCCGCCTACCGGTCCATGGAAAACTCCAGCAACCCGTGGGGTCTTTCTCAAAGCGAACGAGCCGACTGGGTAGGCGACATCGAAGGCATCGAAGTGCTCGACGGCGGCGACCCCTTTGATTCCGAATACCTCTACTGGGTGGGTTGCGCCGGGGCCTTTGACGACAAAAACAAAAAAGTCTCCCGAGCCATGGCCAAACTCATGACCCGAGCCGGGGTGTCATTTTCTATCCTCGGCCCGTCAGAAATGTGCACCGGCGACCCCGCCCGCCGCTCCGGCAACGAATACATTTTCCAAATGTTGGCTATGCAAAACATAGAGGCCTTAAACGGGATGGGTGTTAAAAAAATTATTACCCAATGCCCGCACTGCTTTAACACCTTGGGCAATGAATACCCACAACTGGGCGGCCACTACGAAGTTATTCACCACAGTCAACTCTTGGAATGGCTCATCGAAGCCGGAAAACTCGACATGAGCAACGCTCGGTTAGAGGAACGCATCGTCTACCACGACTCTTGTTATCTCGGCCGCCACAATGATGTTTACCAAGCCCCCCGCAAAGTGTTGGGTTCGCTCGGCGGCATTCAAGTAGTAGAAGCCGAACGGTCCGGAACCAAAGGTATGTGCTGTGGCGCGGGCGGCGGCCGCATGTTTATGGAAGAAGACACCGGCAAAAACATCAACGTAGAACGCTCTCAAGAGCTGTTGGCCACCGGAGCCACCCGCATTGCTACCGCTTGCCCCTTTTGCTACGTCATGATCGACGACGGGGTAAAAGGCGAAGGCGTGGAGGAATCCGACGTCA
- a CDS encoding ammonium transporter has product MVTATPAAAQELTASDNTALLTSLWLLVAGCMVFLMQAGFALVEAGLTRAKNIGNIMAKNLADMAVGALAFWAVGFAFAFGSDTGSLIGGDNFFLSKMPESFLGGGDVLATPSFFFFQVVFAATAVTIASGAMAERTKFSAYLIFSAVMSAFIYPVVVHMFWQGEGLLSDLAIGQARFTDFAGSTIVHSTGGWAALMGAIFLGPRLGKYGPNGEPRAIPGHNIGFVVIGVFILWFGWFGFNGGSELAMDEWVAHTIMTTLLAASAGVLSAGAVIWRKTGAMDVGMAGNGALAGLVSITAGTGALTFAGAVATGAIGGIIVVYSVIAIERRGIDDPVGAVSVHGICGVWGTLAVGLFARYDDAFLGRENAGLFYGGGVDQLVVQAIGVLVVAVWVLGTSALLFKTIKETIGLRVDKQEEWEGLDLAEHGSPGYSLVD; this is encoded by the coding sequence ATGGTAACGGCGACTCCAGCGGCGGCGCAAGAACTTACTGCGTCTGACAACACAGCGTTGTTGACCAGCCTGTGGCTATTAGTAGCGGGCTGCATGGTGTTTTTAATGCAAGCTGGGTTTGCCTTAGTGGAAGCAGGGCTTACGCGGGCAAAAAATATCGGTAATATTATGGCGAAAAACTTGGCCGACATGGCGGTTGGTGCACTGGCTTTTTGGGCGGTGGGGTTTGCGTTTGCTTTCGGTAGCGACACAGGGAGCCTTATTGGGGGCGACAATTTTTTCCTTTCGAAGATGCCCGAGTCTTTCTTGGGCGGGGGCGATGTGCTGGCGACCCCCTCGTTCTTTTTCTTTCAAGTGGTGTTTGCGGCAACGGCGGTCACCATTGCTTCGGGGGCCATGGCGGAGCGCACTAAGTTTTCGGCTTACTTAATTTTTAGTGCGGTGATGTCGGCATTCATCTACCCAGTGGTGGTGCACATGTTTTGGCAAGGCGAGGGGTTGCTAAGTGACCTGGCCATTGGTCAAGCCCGTTTTACTGACTTTGCCGGGTCAACCATTGTCCACAGTACGGGAGGGTGGGCAGCCTTGATGGGTGCTATTTTCCTCGGCCCTCGTTTGGGTAAGTACGGCCCAAATGGTGAGCCTCGAGCGATCCCGGGTCACAACATCGGGTTTGTGGTTATTGGGGTCTTTATTCTGTGGTTTGGCTGGTTTGGCTTTAACGGAGGGTCTGAGTTGGCCATGGATGAATGGGTGGCCCACACCATCATGACCACACTGTTGGCTGCTTCAGCAGGCGTTTTGAGTGCTGGGGCGGTTATTTGGCGCAAAACGGGGGCCATGGATGTGGGTATGGCCGGCAACGGCGCCTTGGCGGGTTTGGTGAGCATTACCGCTGGTACAGGGGCTTTGACCTTCGCTGGGGCGGTAGCCACCGGAGCCATTGGTGGGATTATTGTGGTCTATTCGGTTATCGCTATTGAGCGTCGGGGCATTGATGACCCGGTGGGGGCGGTGTCGGTGCACGGTATTTGTGGGGTGTGGGGCACCTTGGCGGTTGGCCTTTTTGCTCGATACGACGATGCCTTTTTAGGGCGTGAAAACGCCGGCTTATTTTATGGTGGCGGCGTCGACCAGTTGGTGGTGCAAGCCATTGGGGTGCTGGTGGTAGCGGTTTGGGTGCTGGGTACTTCGGCGCTGCTCTTTAAAACTATTAAAGAAACCATTGGCCTTCGCGTGGACAAGCAGGAAGAGTGGGAGGGCCTTGACTTGGCCGAACATGGTTCGCCCGGTTACAGCCTGGTCGACTAG
- a CDS encoding phosphoglyceromutase, translating into MALTLILLRHGQSEWNATNQFTGWYDSGLTEQGVNEALAGADLLEQANILPDIVHTSLQTRAIRTAELTLGALNRSWIPVKRSWRLNERHYGDLTGLNKTETGEKFGQEQLQAWRRGYHTPPPPIADDNPYNPNGDPRYAHLDQVPLTECLADVVDRMVPYWESDILPDLQNGRTVLVAAHGNSLRSLCKYLDHISDQDIAELNIPTGTPLIYQLDPQGKPLEAKPVLQRSLDPAAAQAAAQAVARQAG; encoded by the coding sequence ATGGCATTAACCCTCATACTTCTTCGCCACGGCCAATCCGAATGGAACGCCACCAACCAATTCACCGGATGGTACGACAGCGGCCTCACCGAACAGGGCGTCAACGAAGCTCTCGCCGGCGCTGACCTCCTTGAGCAAGCCAACATTTTGCCCGACATTGTCCACACCTCACTACAAACCCGGGCCATCCGCACCGCCGAACTCACCCTGGGTGCCCTCAACCGCTCATGGATCCCCGTAAAACGAAGTTGGCGCCTCAACGAACGCCACTACGGCGACCTCACCGGGCTCAACAAAACCGAAACCGGTGAAAAATTTGGCCAAGAACAACTCCAAGCCTGGCGCCGCGGCTACCACACCCCGCCCCCACCCATCGCCGACGACAACCCCTACAACCCCAACGGTGACCCCCGCTACGCCCACCTCGACCAAGTGCCCCTCACCGAATGCCTCGCCGACGTAGTCGACCGAATGGTCCCCTATTGGGAAAGCGACATCTTGCCCGACCTGCAAAACGGCCGCACCGTGTTAGTGGCCGCCCACGGCAACAGCCTGCGCTCCTTGTGTAAATACCTCGACCACATCAGCGATCAAGACATCGCCGAACTCAACATCCCCACCGGCACCCCGTTGATTTACCAGCTCGACCCCCAAGGAAAACCCTTAGAAGCCAAACCGGTACTCCAACGCTCGTTAGACCCGGCCGCCGCACAAGCCGCCGCACAAGCCGTAGCCCGCCAAGCCGGCTAG
- the dnaK gene encoding molecular chaperone DnaK, translating to MSKAVGIDLGTTNSVVSVLEGGDPVVIANAEGSRTTPSVVAFAKDGEVLVGEVAKRQAITNPGRTIRSVKRHMGTNWTQEIDDKKYTAQEISARTLQKLKRDAEAYLGTTVDKAVITVPAYFDDAQRTATKEAGQIAGLEVLRIINEPTAAALAYGLESDATDETILVFDLGGGTFDVSVLEIGDGVFEVKATHGDTNLGGDDWDQKVIDWLVTSFKNDHGVDLGADPMAEQRLKEAAEKAKVELSQVQQTQINLPFVTATDSGPLHLDYTLTRAKFQELTADLLERCRSPFEQAVKDAGLTKGEIDHVILVGGSTRMPAVTELVQQITGKEPSKNVNPDEVVAIGAAVQAGVLVGEVKDVLLLDVTPLSLGIETKGGVMTRLIDRNTTIPIQKSETFSTADDGQSSVEIHVLQGEREMAQFNKTLGKFQLVDIPPAPRGTPQIEVTFDIDANGIVHVSAKDRATGNEQSITITGQSSLDAEIIEQMVQDAEAHADEDRLRKEQVETRNNADNAVYQTEKLLIDQGEELTDDEKSDVEVKLAALKETLTNEEASNETISEETEALMAASQEFGQRLYEAAAQKAEAEGSDEATESGSDDDVVDAEIVDEQ from the coding sequence ATGAGCAAAGCAGTAGGCATCGACCTCGGAACCACTAACTCGGTAGTCAGCGTTTTGGAAGGCGGCGACCCAGTAGTGATCGCCAACGCAGAGGGCTCTCGCACCACTCCTTCCGTAGTGGCTTTCGCCAAAGACGGCGAAGTTCTGGTTGGCGAAGTGGCCAAGCGTCAAGCCATCACCAACCCAGGACGCACCATCCGCTCGGTAAAACGCCACATGGGCACCAACTGGACCCAAGAAATAGACGACAAAAAATATACTGCACAAGAAATCTCGGCCCGTACCCTGCAAAAGCTCAAGCGAGACGCCGAGGCCTACTTGGGCACCACGGTTGACAAAGCAGTAATTACTGTCCCGGCTTACTTCGACGATGCTCAGCGCACCGCCACCAAAGAAGCAGGGCAAATTGCTGGCCTTGAAGTACTACGCATCATCAACGAACCCACCGCAGCAGCCCTGGCCTACGGTTTAGAAAGCGACGCCACCGATGAAACCATTTTGGTTTTCGACCTGGGAGGCGGCACCTTCGACGTGTCTGTATTAGAAATCGGCGACGGAGTCTTTGAAGTAAAAGCTACGCATGGTGACACCAACCTGGGCGGCGACGACTGGGATCAAAAAGTCATTGACTGGCTGGTTACTTCGTTCAAAAATGACCATGGTGTCGACTTGGGCGCTGATCCCATGGCCGAACAACGTCTTAAAGAAGCAGCCGAAAAAGCCAAAGTCGAACTCTCGCAAGTGCAACAAACACAAATCAACTTGCCTTTCGTGACCGCAACAGACTCCGGCCCCTTGCACTTGGATTACACCTTGACGCGAGCCAAGTTTCAAGAACTCACCGCCGACCTCCTCGAGCGCTGCCGTTCACCGTTCGAACAGGCGGTTAAAGACGCTGGCCTGACCAAAGGCGAAATTGATCACGTGATTTTGGTGGGCGGTTCTACCCGCATGCCAGCAGTCACCGAACTGGTACAACAAATCACCGGCAAAGAGCCCTCAAAAAACGTCAACCCCGATGAAGTAGTAGCTATCGGTGCGGCAGTTCAAGCTGGCGTGCTGGTCGGTGAAGTAAAAGATGTGCTCTTGCTCGATGTCACCCCGCTTTCTTTGGGTATTGAAACCAAAGGTGGGGTTATGACCCGACTCATTGATCGCAACACCACTATCCCCATTCAAAAATCAGAGACCTTCTCCACGGCCGATGACGGGCAGTCCTCGGTAGAGATTCACGTGCTGCAAGGTGAGCGAGAGATGGCTCAATTCAACAAGACCTTAGGCAAGTTCCAGTTGGTGGATATCCCCCCAGCCCCTCGTGGCACCCCGCAGATTGAGGTCACCTTCGACATCGATGCCAACGGCATTGTGCATGTCTCGGCCAAAGACCGGGCCACCGGCAACGAGCAATCCATCACCATCACCGGTCAATCGTCGCTCGACGCTGAGATCATTGAACAAATGGTGCAAGATGCTGAAGCACATGCCGACGAAGACCGGTTGCGTAAAGAGCAGGTAGAAACCCGCAACAACGCCGACAATGCGGTGTACCAGACCGAGAAATTGTTGATCGACCAGGGCGAAGAACTTACTGACGACGAAAAGTCTGACGTAGAAGTCAAGTTGGCTGCCCTAAAAGAAACCTTGACCAACGAAGAAGCCAGCAACGAAACTATTTCTGAAGAAACCGAAGCACTCATGGCCGCCAGTCAAGAGTTTGGGCAACGCCTCTACGAAGCGGCCGCCCAGAAAGCCGAAGCTGAGGGGTCTGATGAAGCAACCGAAAGCGGCTCCGACGATGACGTGGTCGACGCGGAGATCGTTGACGAACAGTGA
- a CDS encoding nucleotide exchange factor GrpE, producing MSEETVESLEPEIVEENSTPAEEEVAEVDPLVQMAEERDAYLLDLQRVSAEFANFRKQNERRNAEVAGRAQATLVNQLLPVLDACDLAVDHAAQDVLPIQTALLSALEAAGLEVINPLDSLFDPNCHEAVLREEGTEGQEQQVIEVLRHGYVWAGQVIRPAMVKVRG from the coding sequence GTGAGCGAAGAAACCGTTGAATCTTTAGAACCTGAGATCGTTGAAGAAAACTCAACGCCCGCAGAGGAAGAGGTTGCAGAGGTTGACCCACTGGTGCAAATGGCCGAAGAGCGCGATGCTTACCTGTTGGATCTTCAACGGGTGAGCGCCGAGTTTGCGAACTTTCGTAAACAAAACGAACGGCGTAACGCCGAGGTCGCCGGCCGAGCACAAGCAACCCTCGTTAACCAGTTGCTTCCGGTGCTCGATGCTTGTGACCTCGCAGTTGACCACGCCGCACAAGACGTACTGCCAATACAAACAGCCTTACTTTCGGCGCTGGAAGCGGCTGGCCTGGAAGTTATTAACCCCCTTGATTCTTTATTTGACCCCAACTGCCACGAAGCAGTGTTGAGAGAAGAAGGCACCGAGGGTCAAGAACAGCAAGTGATCGAAGTACTGCGTCACGGCTATGTCTGGGCCGGCCAAGTAATTCGCCCCGCCATGGTCAAGGTACGTGGCTAG
- a CDS encoding MerR family transcriptional regulator — translation MPSSRPHPRQAIYVISVAAELAEMHPQTLRIYERKGLLDPARTTGGNRRYSDEDISMLRRIAELTATGLNLVGVKKVMELEMRVAEMERQLAEVKAAANDAIEEVHRQYRRDLVPLRQSVAVYRRPPRS, via the coding sequence ATGCCTTCTTCTCGCCCCCATCCTCGCCAAGCAATCTACGTAATCTCCGTAGCTGCTGAGTTGGCCGAAATGCATCCCCAAACCTTACGCATCTATGAACGCAAAGGGCTACTCGACCCGGCGCGAACCACCGGCGGAAACCGTCGTTACAGCGATGAAGATATTTCTATGCTTCGTCGCATCGCTGAGTTAACGGCCACGGGCTTGAATTTGGTTGGCGTAAAAAAGGTTATGGAACTTGAAATGCGGGTGGCAGAAATGGAACGCCAGTTAGCTGAGGTTAAAGCAGCAGCCAACGACGCAATCGAAGAAGTACACCGTCAATATCGGCGAGATCTTGTGCCATTGCGACAAAGTGTGGCTGTTTACCGCCGTCCGCCACGCTCCTAG
- a CDS encoding adenylosuccinate synthase, whose amino-acid sequence MSATVVVGTQWGDEGKGKFTDLIAAEMSMVARYQGGHNAGHTLVVNGESFALQLIPSGVLYPHVLPLIGNGVVVDPRVLLAEMDMLNSRGVSTDRLRVSGNAHLILPYHQELDALHERHLGKNKIGTTKRGIGPAYADRAMRVGLRVQDLLDEDIFEKKLNAALEHHNMVLTRVFNRLPLEASKIMDEYLGECAPRLAPHIADSVGLIHEELEAGRKVLLEGAQATFLDLDHGTYPFVTSSNPIAGGACPGAGIGPRHIDRVIGIAKAYVTRVGAGPFPTELFDDVGDFLVDVGHEYGTNTGRRRRPGWLDLVMLRFASRVNSLSELAITKLDVFDQLETIKVCVAYDVDGERHEQLPYHQSLLHRATPIYEEFPGWQCDITGVTERSDLPAEAETYLAFIEEQVGVPIGMVGVGPGRQQVLHFSS is encoded by the coding sequence GTGTCTGCGACCGTAGTCGTCGGAACGCAGTGGGGCGACGAAGGTAAAGGTAAGTTCACCGACCTGATCGCCGCTGAAATGTCTATGGTTGCCCGCTATCAAGGCGGGCACAACGCTGGCCACACCTTGGTGGTTAACGGGGAGTCATTTGCACTGCAATTAATTCCTAGTGGGGTGCTTTACCCCCATGTGCTTCCCCTCATCGGCAACGGTGTGGTGGTTGACCCTCGCGTGCTGTTAGCCGAAATGGACATGCTGAACAGCCGAGGAGTAAGCACTGATCGCCTTCGGGTAAGCGGTAATGCTCACCTCATTTTGCCTTACCACCAGGAACTCGATGCCCTGCACGAACGTCACCTGGGTAAAAATAAAATTGGTACCACCAAACGCGGTATCGGGCCGGCTTACGCTGACCGGGCAATGCGGGTCGGTTTGCGGGTCCAAGACTTGCTCGACGAAGACATCTTTGAAAAAAAATTGAATGCCGCGTTAGAACACCACAACATGGTGCTCACCCGAGTCTTTAACCGCTTGCCCCTTGAGGCCAGCAAAATAATGGACGAATATTTAGGAGAATGCGCCCCGCGTTTGGCGCCCCATATTGCCGACAGTGTGGGTCTCATCCACGAGGAACTCGAAGCAGGCCGCAAGGTTTTGTTAGAAGGCGCACAAGCCACCTTCTTAGACCTTGACCACGGCACCTACCCTTTCGTCACCTCCTCAAACCCCATCGCCGGCGGCGCCTGCCCCGGCGCAGGCATCGGGCCTCGCCACATTGACCGGGTAATTGGTATCGCCAAGGCCTACGTAACCCGAGTAGGCGCTGGGCCCTTCCCCACCGAACTCTTTGACGACGTCGGCGACTTTCTGGTTGACGTAGGCCACGAATATGGCACCAACACCGGCCGCCGCCGCCGACCCGGATGGCTCGACCTGGTCATGTTGCGTTTTGCCTCCCGGGTAAACTCATTGTCCGAACTCGCCATCACCAAACTCGATGTGTTCGACCAACTCGAAACCATCAAAGTTTGTGTGGCTTACGACGTAGACGGCGAACGCCACGAACAACTTCCCTACCATCAGTCCTTACTCCACCGGGCAACCCCCATTTACGAAGAGTTCCCGGGATGGCAATGCGATATTACGGGCGTAACCGAACGCTCCGACTTACCTGCGGAAGCTGAGACTTACTTAGCTTTCATAGAGGAACAAGTAGGGGTACCCATCGGCATGGTGGGGGTCGGCCCCGGTCGTCAACAAGTCCTGCACTTCTCGAGCTGA
- the purD gene encoding phosphoribosylamine--glycine ligase, translated as MKICIVGSGGREHALAQALGRHGDVVVTPGNPGIPGSVATPATEIDADLFVVGPEAPLVNGLADQLRAQGKRVFGPGADGAQLEGSKAWMKQVLNKAGVPTARYGSFTDHAAALAFLDQMHDLFVIKTDGLAAGKGVLVTTDRAEAAEAIGDYLSGDAFGTAGQTVVIEEGLTGPELSVLAICDGKNAVALSPAQDFKRQKDGDQGPNTGGMGAYSPVPLATEAVVEQLMDQAVLPTLTTLGSQGIDYRGVLYCGLMFTPEGPKVLEYNVRFGDPETQAVLPRLTSDLGQLLASAADGQLGAPPTFDTGAAVTVVCATEGYPENPRTGEVISGIEEANNLPGISVYCAGVKASPQGLITAGGRVLAVTGQGPSIEQAREKAYQGANTIHWPGIQRRTDIAAQPTDL; from the coding sequence ATGAAAATCTGCATCGTCGGCTCCGGAGGGCGAGAACACGCATTGGCCCAGGCTCTGGGGCGTCACGGCGACGTTGTGGTAACCCCGGGCAACCCCGGTATCCCCGGGTCGGTAGCGACGCCTGCGACAGAAATTGACGCCGACCTTTTTGTGGTGGGCCCCGAGGCTCCCCTCGTAAACGGTTTGGCAGACCAACTACGGGCCCAAGGAAAACGAGTTTTTGGTCCCGGCGCCGATGGGGCACAACTTGAAGGATCAAAAGCCTGGATGAAACAGGTCCTAAACAAAGCCGGCGTGCCTACCGCCCGCTACGGGTCGTTCACCGACCATGCAGCAGCGCTGGCTTTTCTTGACCAAATGCACGACCTTTTCGTAATCAAAACCGATGGTTTAGCCGCCGGCAAAGGGGTACTGGTCACCACCGACCGGGCCGAAGCAGCCGAAGCAATTGGTGACTATCTTTCCGGCGACGCTTTTGGCACAGCCGGCCAAACAGTGGTCATTGAAGAAGGGCTCACCGGGCCAGAACTTTCGGTGCTGGCAATATGTGACGGAAAAAATGCCGTTGCCTTAAGCCCCGCTCAAGACTTTAAACGCCAAAAAGACGGCGACCAGGGCCCCAACACGGGCGGCATGGGAGCGTACTCACCGGTACCTCTGGCTACCGAAGCGGTGGTTGAGCAACTCATGGACCAAGCGGTTCTCCCCACCTTGACCACCTTGGGCAGCCAAGGCATCGATTACCGCGGGGTGCTCTACTGTGGGCTCATGTTCACCCCCGAAGGCCCCAAAGTATTGGAATACAACGTGCGCTTCGGAGACCCAGAAACCCAAGCAGTGCTGCCCCGCCTCACCTCTGACCTTGGGCAACTTTTAGCAAGCGCCGCCGACGGACAACTCGGAGCCCCTCCCACTTTTGATACCGGCGCCGCCGTAACTGTGGTCTGTGCCACCGAGGGCTACCCCGAAAACCCGCGCACCGGTGAGGTAATCTCAGGTATTGAAGAAGCAAACAACTTGCCCGGAATAAGCGTTTACTGCGCCGGGGTAAAAGCCTCTCCCCAAGGATTAATAACCGCCGGGGGCCGAGTGCTGGCCGTCACCGGACAAGGGCCCAGCATTGAACAGGCCCGAGAAAAGGCCTACCAAGGAGCCAACACCATTCATTGGCCCGGCATCCAACGCCGCACCGATATCGCCGCCCAACCAACTGACCTTTAA
- the purE gene encoding 5-(carboxyamino)imidazole ribonucleotide mutase, with protein sequence MNYKVAILMGSPNDADKMAPAATTLERYNIEADVRVMSAHRSPALVSDFTQTARQNGYSAIICGAGMAAHLAGAVAAHTTLPVIGVPLSGGAINGWDSLLATVQMPKGIPVATVAVDGAMNAALLVVQILAINDLNLVTQLEAHRQEMVPQQGGK encoded by the coding sequence ATGAACTACAAAGTGGCCATCCTTATGGGCTCCCCCAACGACGCCGACAAAATGGCACCAGCGGCCACCACCCTGGAGCGCTACAACATCGAAGCCGATGTGCGGGTCATGTCGGCCCACCGCAGCCCAGCGTTGGTATCTGACTTCACCCAAACGGCACGCCAAAACGGCTACTCGGCCATAATTTGTGGCGCCGGCATGGCCGCACATTTAGCCGGAGCGGTCGCTGCCCACACCACCTTGCCGGTCATCGGCGTGCCCCTCTCGGGTGGCGCCATAAATGGGTGGGACTCCCTTTTGGCCACCGTACAAATGCCCAAAGGTATTCCGGTAGCCACCGTGGCCGTTGATGGAGCCATGAATGCCGCTTTGCTAGTGGTGCAAATCTTGGCCATAAATGACCTCAACTTGGTGACCCAACTTGAAGCCCACCGACAAGAAATGGTGCCTCAACAAGGCGGAAAATAA